In one window of Henckelia pumila isolate YLH828 chromosome 1, ASM3356847v2, whole genome shotgun sequence DNA:
- the LOC140875793 gene encoding triphosphate tunnel metalloenzyme 3-like: MEVEVKLRLLSSAAHEHLSTVLSPHHRQTHLQENIFFDGPNSELASNLAALRLRFYDLDSRCILSLKSKPNLSAGISRIEEQEESFDPIIARQCAAEPWRLLRFNSSSDIIRRVKEEFKVTEDQGLVCLGGFRNVRAVYEWKGLKLEMDETRYDFGTCYEIECESAEPEIAKDLLEGLLKSNGIEYKYSEVSKFAIFRARKLPH; encoded by the coding sequence ATGGAAGTGGAAGTAAAGCTCCGCCTCCTCTCCTCCGCCGCCCACGAGCACCTCTCCACCGTTCTCTCCCCTCACCACCGCCAaacccacctccaagaaaacatCTTCTTCGACGGTCCCAACTCTGAGCTCGCCTCCAACCTCGCCGCCCTCCGCCTCCGCTTCTACGACCTCGACTCCCGCTGCATCCTATCTCTAAAATCCAAACCCAATCTGTCCGCCGGAATCAGCCGTATAGAAGAACAAGAGGAGTCTTTCGATCCCATCATCGCCCGCCAATGCGCTGCGGAGCCGTGGCGTCTCCTCCGCTTCAACTCATCCTCCGATATTATTCGACGGGTGAAGGAGGAGTTCAAGGTCACCGAAGATCAGGGTCTGGTGTGTTTGGGGGGTTTCAGGAATGTGAGAGCTGTTTACGAGTGGAAAGGGTTGAAATTGGAGATGGATGAAACACGGTATGATTTCGGTACTTGTTATGAAATTGAATGCGAGAGCGCGGAGCCGGAGATTGCAAAGGATTTGCTTGAAGGGTTGTTGAAGAGTAATGGGATCGAATACAAGTACTCGGAGGTCTCCAAATTTGCCATATTTCGAGCTCGGAAATTGCCTCATTGA